Proteins encoded together in one Anopheles darlingi chromosome 3, idAnoDarlMG_H_01, whole genome shotgun sequence window:
- the LOC125954303 gene encoding uncharacterized protein LOC125954303, which yields MNRPALVVGILCLLQGALADPRPDFGVQPKIPVSATVNISFVEALVEVNDITNLPLNATLQLSNAKLQAVYNMIQTVLNQTNTLTATFKYQELFTVDNGTELAFANILTPIDNMVFYIQNTSLTDIIAPLNTSTQYQGIVDELIDEYGRLALGLVQLKAELVAVKTNLDSAVAANGNSTTITATQLATYLKSAAVYKLVRAVNRVKAYLPVITYSLDTIYENLIEANNFIVTLQAEVNAVPNSNATDYGAAYKVSSDAVELNTTSGIAASLSVSANLNTTLSAITNFTATANASTILTKLSELATKNTSALAATLTNEFNTTVFALRSFIGGKAQSINVTADPNVQTLIDVLMGNNFGYGRYCYHKYKELMAGLFDNGLDAGFECTDKEAERLTNLQSVITALLVQIGFDTEDITTQATLCAGLPAAQANSCVASVTDYYVNLFDATSQKIDALYTFVTKEAIASRNRVLICFALSYFQLAGGDASLISTNVLACSRDGPAGTTE from the exons ATGAATCGTCCAGCATTAGTCGTCGGCATCCTCTGCCTGCTGCAG GGAGCTTTGGCCGATCCGCGGCCAGATTTCGGTGTACAGCCGAAAATTCCTGTCAGTGCCACCGTGAACATCTCGTTCGTGGAGGCATTGGTGGAAGTCAACGATATCACCAATTTGCCGCTGAACGCCACGTTGCAGCTCAGCAATGCCAAGCTGCAAGCTGTCTATAACATGATCCAAACCGTTCTTAATCAAACCAACACCTTGACAGCCACGTTCAAGTACCAAGAGCTTTTCACCGTGGACAATGGAACGGAGCTAGCGTTCGCCAACATTCTGACACCGATCGATAATATGGTATTCTACATCCAGAATACCTCGCTAACCGATATTATTGCCCCCCTTAACACATCGACCCAATACCAAGGCATTGTGGACGAGCTGATCGATGAATACGGACGTCTTGCCTTGGGGTTGGTTCAGCTGAAGGCTGAGCTGGTTGCGGTGAAGACAAATCTGGACAGTGCCGTAGCAGCCAACGGAAACAGCACGACTATAACGGCTACCCAGTTGGCCACCTATCTGAAATCTGCGGCCGTGTACAAGCTGGTGCGTGCCGTCAACCGCGTGAAGGCGTACCTGCCGGTCATCACCTACTCGCTCGACACAATCTATGAGAATCTCATTGAAGCCAACAATTTTATCGTCACTCTGCAAGCAGAGGTAAACGCTGTCCCGAACAGCAATGCCACTGATTATGGCGCCGCTTACAAGGTTAGCTCGGACGCTGTTGAACTGAATACCACTAGCGGTATCGCTGCTAGTCTGAGCGTGTCAGCGAATCTTAACACCACACTCAGCGCTATTACCAATTTCACGGCAACCGCCAACGCGAGTACCATCTTAACTAAACTCAGTGAATTAGCAACGAAAAATACGTCTGCTCTGGCTGCTACACTGACAAACGAATTTAACACAACAGTGTTCGCACTTAGAAGCTTTATTGGCGGTAAGGCTCAGTCTATTAACGTCACTGCTGATCCCAACGTACAAACGCTGATCGACGTTCTGATGGGTAACAACTTCGGCTACGGTCGCTACTGCTACCACAAGTACAAGGAGCTGATGGCTGGTCTCTTCGACAACGGATTGGATGCTGGTTTCGAGTGTACGGACAAGGAGGCCGAACGGTTGACCAATCTGCAGAGTGTCATCACTGCACTCCTGGTTCAAATCGGATTCGACACGGAGGACATCACCACTCAAGCTACTCTTTGCGCCGGTTTGCCAGCTGCTCAGGCCAACTCGTGTGTAGCATCG GTTACCGACTACTACGTCAACCTGTTTGACGCCACATCGCAAAAGATCGATGCGCTGTACACGTTCGTGACGAAGGAAGCCATCGCCAGCAGGAACCGCGTGCTAATCTGCTTCGCGCTGTCCTACTTCCAGCTAGCGGGCGGTGATGCTTCACTGATCTCCACCAATGTGCTCGCTTGTTCCAGAGATGGTCCCGCCGGTACTACGGAGTAA